DNA from Daucus carota subsp. sativus chromosome 1, DH1 v3.0, whole genome shotgun sequence:
gggttaagaaaagcagaagtcagaagTTACTTCTCGTTCCCAAACAGGCTCGATAACTAAAAGGTAGAAGTATAGAGGATGATAACCATAAAGTCATCTGGTGAACCGGATCAACGAATATTTAATTGAACCCATACAGGACCATCCTGATATTTAATTAAGCCCAAACAGAAAATCAGAAAAATTGAAACttcaaaaaatatgataacCAAAAGTCATATGTGAACTGGACCAAACCGATATTTTATTGAATTCAAACTGATATTTAATTGAGCAATGCAAACAATGCAAAGCACAAAGAAAAACAAGATTACTAGACCAGTAGGAACAGTAAAATTATAAGTACCCTCACTCATTTACACAAATTTGTTGATTGATAAACCACCACaaacattaacaaataaaaGACCTCTCTGAAAAAGAGCATTGTGAATGTTGTTCTGTAGTAGTTGCAAGCATAATGCATTTAAGGATATGGCGGAAAACATTTCTTTAAAATTCACACATTAAACCAGAGTAAAAATATCCTCTGAGTAAAGCATTCTTAACCATTCTTCCTGTTCAACAAGGTTATAAAACTACAAAGTTATGAAGTTCTCCATTGTAGCTCAATCTGAATCCGCCCATTTTTAGAATCTATGAGGTGGAACTTCTCATTGATCCGCTTGTTATGTACAACATCTGCAAGGCTAATATCAATGTAACCCAAAGACTCCTGCATGAGATCAACTCATTAATATTGCAACTGCTGCTGCATGTGAATATGAGTACTACAGATGATAGAAAAGTCAACATCCGGAAACAAGGCTCACAAAAACATCAAGTGACTACATATGTACACCATACAAGCAAAAGATAATGTTTCTCCAAAAGCATAGTCAAGTAACAGATCTATTTTTCCTATGACATTGCAcagtttaataataattttcattcGCGATATCCCCGTTTATACAACAAAAATACTGTCCCACTCAGTTTGAATCAGCTATCCATGTTTGCAAGAGCAAGAAGTCAAACACACAATTAATGCAACAGGTAGTTTCTTGCAGAACCCCGAAGTTTTGTATAGAAGATTTGGCAAGGCCAGTAGTGATAATATATAGGGGTGACAAACAAGGAACCAATCAATAAGGTGAGAACTGTTTGCTGTTAAGTTTTAAAGCGAACTGGTTGgcacaaaaatattaaatagatcaTAGAGGACATCAGGATTAAAATTAAATTGGTGTCAATACAGAACTAGACAACTGAACATGGGAGGTAATAATCACATATCCAGCTTCTAAGCCTTCTACAATCACACAAGAAAAATTGTATCACAAGAAGAATAAAGATCTAGAAAAGCCTTTTATGAGCGGTAAAATATCACTTGCTAGTCACAGAAATGCCAGATATATCAAATTAAGTAAAGACATGAGATATTTACCCTAGGATGAAGGATGCCAATCCTTGATGAGCTGCTTAGAACTTCCACATGCAGTCTGTCATTTATGGGTGGCTCTTCTAATACGAAGGAGAACTCCTCTTCCCATCTCGGATCTCTATTCTTCTTTACATGCTGTGCAAATAAGGAAATATAAtctcaattaattttaatagaAGCAATGGAATATTTTAAGCATACTCTAGTAGAAACAACATATAACATGACACTGAACGTGTTATCTAACAGATTGATGCACTTTAGAACTTTCATAATCAACTATTATACATTAATTTTTAAGCAATTTTTAAAGTAAAACAAATTTATACATCTCTAAATTTTAAGTTCTTAAACATGTACACAAACATATTGCAGTGAATGGGATGAGAATAGAAAAGAAAGGACTAATACTTGATATCAACAAACCTTAGTTTTCCTTTCTTCCCCACGGAAAAGGATCCTGGCAAATGGGTTAGTGTGGTGCTTCCCCTCAACATCCTGAGCTTCATGAACAATAACAACAAGCATGCCTCCCCCGGAGGGTGTTCCTTCAGGAGCCTTTTCTACTTCACCTGATTCATCAAAATCTTTTGGCATATCCTCCTCCTTAAAAGGCTTGTATGTCAATTCAACCACAAGCTGCCCGCGGGACTTCTCATTTATCGGATCATTGGGATTCATGTTCTTCAAAAGATCAAGTGTCAATTCTTTAGGCTCATCCGGTGAAAGCTCCTTCAAAGAAACTACATTCATACCCATCTTGTCATGTTTGCCAACCTGAAGGACATAAATTCCAGATAAACGTCAATAGATACAATATAAGACCAATTCCATGTTCTAAAGAAACACATCACCTGTTCCCAATCATAAACAGTAAACTCTATAGCTTGAGATTCTGGATCTTTAACAACCATATGGAATTCCTGATTCCATTCGGGATTCAAATTCTTGTGCTTCACAACAGTTTTCTTTGAGGGAAGCTTATCTTCAGTGAGCTTTAATTTAACATAAGGGTCAGAAGCACCCATCAAATCTTTCTTTTTCAGCTTCATTGCCCTTAGTACCTTGACATGGAGAATTCCAACGGGCCGCTTCATGGCTCTGATATGTACAATGGAATAAATTAAGATATAAAATGCAGGAAACGGGGCAATATATCAAAAGCAGAAGAAACATACTTTGCTGGATCCATGACTGGTACTTCTAGAGTTCTAGGCCACAGATACATGTTTGCAACTTGATCTTTGATAAGCTCCTACAGAGatataattttaacaataatcAAGAAGCTTATATAAGATCTCAGTATTAGTAGAAGCGATGACCTCTGCACACAAGAAACTAGTGGACCCTTTAGattcatatataaatcactATGTATATACTAAATGTGAAtagtgaatataattttaacaataatcAAGAAGCTTATATAAGATCTCAGTATTAGTAGAAGCGATGACCTCTGCACACAAGAAACTAGTGGACCCTTTAGattcatatataaatcactATGTATATACTAAATGTGAATAGTGAATTTAGAGTACACAGACTAATGGACTGAACACATTAATAGCTCAGCAGATACTATATACAGACAAACAcacaaattatcaaaaaatacgcatctctgtgtgtgtgtgtgtgtaataagATAGATGTTAGCCTTTACAGCATCTGGTGGCCGCGATGTGGTTTCTGGGGAGCCTGGATGCCCTATCGTCCATACGGGGATGATAGAAAGACGCCCTAACAACTACGACAATCCAATTCATACAGCATGACATGCCAATGGTTGAAGTGGAAACCATAAAAACGGTACTTCATTTACTGGGTGATGCACCAAAATCCAGATAAATCATTCATTTAAAATCAACCCGGTGTACATGCAGTTCTATTTTTATAAGAGAAATTCAGCCAAATTTACAAAGTCAGTACTGCTAGA
Protein-coding regions in this window:
- the LOC108204435 gene encoding synaptotagmin-1 gives rise to the protein MGIVSTVLGFSGFGVGVSAGLVIGYYLFIFFQPTDVKDPQIRPLVEQDTKSLQRLLPEIPHWVKNPDYDRVDWLNKFLEYMWPYLDKAICKTAKNIAKPIIAEQIPKYKIESVEFEALTLGSLPPTFHGMKVYVTDEKELIMEPAFKWAGNPNVTVAIKAYGLKATVQVVDLQVFASPRITLKPLVPSIPCFANIYVSLMEKPHVDFGLKLLGADLMSIPGVYRFVQELIKDQVANMYLWPRTLEVPVMDPAKAMKRPVGILHVKVLRAMKLKKKDLMGASDPYVKLKLTEDKLPSKKTVVKHKNLNPEWNQEFHMVVKDPESQAIEFTVYDWEQVGKHDKMGMNVVSLKELSPDEPKELTLDLLKNMNPNDPINEKSRGQLVVELTYKPFKEEDMPKDFDESGEVEKAPEGTPSGGGMLVVIVHEAQDVEGKHHTNPFARILFRGEERKTKHVKKNRDPRWEEEFSFVLEEPPINDRLHVEVLSSSSRIGILHPRESLGYIDISLADVVHNKRINEKFHLIDSKNGRIQIELQWRTS